The following proteins are encoded in a genomic region of Sparus aurata chromosome 11, fSpaAur1.1, whole genome shotgun sequence:
- the creb3l3a gene encoding cyclic AMP-responsive element-binding protein 3-like protein 3-A, whose product MEHYQDQGCDGIELLDWLFDQNEGILRHEESGRHGNHHIWPIQDPNMLHPAEQGDEDFLKALLTGNDSVSGSPLWSPSPSDSGISEDPPSDQMDSPQRPESPHGDAQYFPTRPQTKAALEGNISIDLNAWEPAFPMGRTRITEYPSDVHRPQLSSGFPLTVKDLLLSGTAEAPQHPSQQSIQELILNEDEKKLLAKEGLTLPSQLPLTKYEERILKKIRRKIRNKQSAQESRKKKKEYIDGLESRMAACNAHNQELQRKVSQLEKCNMSLMEQLRRLQALVMNTSKKPAQTGTCVLVLLLSFSLILFPSLKPFSDTKVSQGDFSPVRIQSRSLQNLQASRVLHITEPPFSPEDESEPLHRHFPGDQEFDDVTSLMGKLLVNQDRPDLEPLSLNRSQEERMGHYHVDPITGHIATLTLDPQRSARLRPHADDM is encoded by the exons ATGGAGCACTACCAAGATCAG GGATGTGATGGCATCGAACTGCTCGACTGGCTGTTTGATCAAAACGAAGGCATTCTCCGTCATGAGGAATCAGGGCGCCATGGCAACCATCACATCTGGCCAATCCAGGACCCGAAT ATGCTGCATCCCGCCGAACAGGGAGATGAAGACTTCCTCAAGGCCCTCCTGACTGGGAATGATTCCGTGTCAGGCTCGCCTCTCTGGTCCCCCTCTCCCAGTGACAGTGGGATCAGTGAGGACCCTCCGTCAGACCAGATGGACAGCCCTCAGCGTCCCGAGAGCCCCCACGGGGACGCTCAGTATTTTCCCACAAGGCCACAAACTAAGGCCGCCCTGGAAGGCAACATCTCCATTGACCTCA ATGCCTGGGAGCCTGCCTTCCCAATGGGCCGGACGAGAATTACAGAATATCCCTCCGATGTACACAGACCCCAGCTGTCCTCTGGATTCCCTCTAACTGTCAAggatctgctgctctctggCACAGCCGAAGCT CCGCAGCACCCATCCCAACAGTCCATCCAAGAGTTGATTCTCAATGAAGATGAGAAGAAGCTTCTGGCAAAGGAGGGGTTGACTCTACCGAGCCAGCTGCCTCTCACAAAG TATGAAGAGAGGATTCTGAAGAAAATACGCAGGAAGATTCGCAATAAGCAGTCCGCCCAggagagcaggaagaagaagaaggagtatATTGATGGGCTGGAGAGCAG GATGGCTGCCTGTAATGCACACAaccaggagctgcagaggaaagTGTCGCAGCTGGAGAAGTGCAACAT GTCACTAATGGAACAGTTGCGCAGGCTGCAGGCTCTCGTCATGAATACATCGAAAAAGCCAGCCCAGACAGGGACATGTGTACTG gtgctgctgctgtccttcTCCCTAATCCTGTTCCCCAGCCTCAAGCCCTTCTCTGACACCAAGGTCAGCCAAGGAGACTTCAGTCCAGTCAGAA TCCAGTCAAGGTCCCTGCAGAACCTTCAGGCTTCCCGCGTGCTTCACATCACTGAGCCGCCGTTCTCCCCTGAGGACGAATCCGAGCCTCTGCACCGGCATTTCCCTGGAGACCAGGAATTCGACGACGTTACCTCACTGATGGGGAAGCTGTTAGTGAACCAAGACAGGCCCGATTTGGAGCCACTGTCTCTAAACAGAAGCCAGGAAGAAAGAATGGGTCACTATCACGTCGACCCGATTACCGGTCACATAGCTACTCTGACCTTGGATCCCCAGCGATCAGCCAGGCTGCGACCACATGCTGATGACATGTAA
- the rxfp3.2b gene encoding relaxin family peptide receptor 3.2b, which produces MQLNETGVQTLAPEPCEQQLQQEDNAGGSIGNLSLHCWLQLLTKESIMEFQADSSSLVVRVMIACVYSIVCALGLVGNALALYLLHSRYRQKQSSINCFVMGLAITDLQFVLTLPFWAVDTALDFRWPFGRVMCKIISSVTTMNMYASVFFLTAMSMARYYSISSALKMHSRRAAATRAKWTSLGIWAVSLLATLPHAIYSTSAQVSDEELCLVRFPDSGSWDPQLLLGLYQLQKVLLGFLIPLIIITVCYLLLLRLILSRRITGAAGPEVEQGRQNRRSRVTKSIVIVVLSFFLCWLPNQALTLWGVLIKFDLVPFSKAFYNVQAYAFPLTVCLAHTNSCLNPVLYCLIRREFRAGLKELLLHATPSFRSLTHLLRHKTKVAEAPPVLVLVQMDV; this is translated from the coding sequence ATGCAGCTGAACGAGACTGGAGTTCAGACCCTGGCTCCTGAGCCATGTGAGCAGCAACTACAACAGGAGGACAATGCTGGGGGCTCCATCGGCAACCTGTCGCTGCACTGCTGGCTGCAGCTCCTCACTAAGGAATCTATCATGGAATTCCAAGCAGACAGCTCCAGCCTGGTGGTGCGTGTGATGATCGCATGTGTCTACTCTATAGTCTGTGCACTCGGGCTGGTGGGAAACGCGCTGGCTCTGTATCTGCTGCACTCGCGCTACAGGCAGAAGCAGTCCTCCATCAACTGCTTTGTGATGGGACTGGCCATCACTGACCTCCAGTTTGTTCTGACCCTGCCTTTCTGGGCTGTGGACACGGCCCTGGACTTCCGCTGGCCGTTTGGCCGCGTCATGTGCAAAATCATCAGCTCTGTCACCACCATGAACATGTACGCCAGCGTGTTCTTCCTCACTGCGATGAGCATGGCGCGCTATTACTCCATCTCCTCTGCGCTGAAGATGCACAGCCGGCGGGCAGCGGCCACTAGGGCCAAGTGGACGAGCCTGGGCATCTGGGCTGTCTCTCTCCTGGCCACTCTGCCTCACGCTATCTACTCCACCAGCGCGCAGGTGTCAGATGAGGAGCTTTGCCTGGTGCGTTTCCCAGACTCAGGCAGCTGGGATCCACAGCTGCTTTTGGGTCTATACCAGCTGCAAAAGGTCCTGCTGGGCTTCCTCATTCCTCTGATCATAATCACTGTctgctacctgctgctgctgcgcctAATCCTCAGCCGGCGTATCACAGGTGCAGCGGGCCCCGAGGTGGAGCAGGGCCGGCAAAACCGCCGTTCCAGAGTGACCAAATCGATTGTCATTGTGGTTCTGTCGTTCTTTCTCTGCTGGCTCCCCAATCAGGCGCTCACACTGTGGGGGGTGCTGATAAAGTTTGACCTCGTGCCCTTCAGCAAGGCCTTCTACAATGTGCAGGCCTACGCCTTCCCCCTGACCGTGTGTTTGGCACACACCAACAGCTGCCTCAACCCTGTGCTCTACTGCCTGATTCGCCGAGAGTTTCGGGCTGGCCTCAAAGAGCTCCTCCTCCACGCCACGCCATCCTTCAGGAGCCTGACCCATCTGCTGCGGCACAAGACCAAAGTGGCTGAGGCGCCGCCGGTTCTAGTGCTGGTCCAAATGGATGTGTGA